The genomic region CATGGTAGCTTTAAGGACTAAACGGCCGCCGGTATCGAGGTTAGCCGTTACATCGGCTCCGCTGCTGTTAATACGGTTAATAATATCGCTTACTGTGTCTGACGGAAAGTAATTAATATCAACATTGCCTTGCGGCCCGCTTAAAGTCATAGTACCGCTAATGCCTACCGGCACATTCGTTGCCAGCTGATTGGCACCGCTTAAACGGTAAAGCAGGGTGTGCGTAGGTTCGCCGATGTTGTTAAGATCGAAGTTGCCGTTAATATCTTCAATAATAGGGTGCTGTACAAAAAAATTTAAGCCGGTTTCGCCGCTGCGGCCAAAACCCGAGCGGTGCAGCTCGTTGGTCATATCGATAAAACTAATGGCCATCGCATTAAGCCGCTGCATTTCGCCGTAAACATCACCATCACGTAGCTGGATAAGCGAGGCAAGACTGCCGGTTTCGGCGGTGTAAGGGTCAAAATCAAGGTTATTACTGCGCCAATGCACATCTACAAGGCCATCGTTAGCTTGATTAGCTACGGCCCGCAGCTCTTGCACCTCGCCGCCCTGTACTAAAAGCCGGCCACCCACATGCACATTAAATTCGGTTGGTTCGCGGCCGCTAACCTCAACCGGTATTAAATGCGCCAGCTGGCCAATTAAATGGTCGCGCCTATCCATTAAATCGTTGGGGTTGTCGCCAATGGCCAGCACTCGGGCAATTTCGGTGTTAAGTTGGGCCACCTGCTGAGCCATTTGGTTAATGTTATTAACGGTTACACGTATGTCTTGGTCCAGCACTTGTCGTTGTTCATCAAGCAAGCTGTATCTATTGTTAATAGCGTTGGCTAAGGCTTGGCCATTTTGCGATACCACAGCTCGGCTGGAGATATTTTCGGGGTTATTAGCAAGGTCTTGCCAGCTATTCCAAAAATTATCCATAAAGTTACGCAGCGAGCCGGCTTCGTTAGGTTCGCTCATAATAATATCAAGCCTTTCAAGGTAAAAACTGCGTGTCTGCCAAAAGCCTAAGTTATCGGCGGTATTTAAAATTTGGTTTTGATGTAATCCATCAAAAATACGTTCGACACTACCCACTAAAGGGCCTTGCCCAAGCTGGCCGGGCGTAAGGGCACGGTTTAAAGCGGGAGCAGAGAGCGGGTCCATCGTGCCGATACGCACACGCTGGCGGCTGTAGCCTTCGGTATTAAGGTTAGAGATATTATGACCGGTAGTATTAAGGGCAGTTTGGTGGGCATTCATGCCGCGGCGGCCAATTTCTAACCCCGAAAATGTTGATATAGACATGAAGCTCTCTCCTTATTACAAAGACGACCCACTACTCCGGTGCTACACACCACCCCTTCGCCGGCGAAGGGGATTTAAAGAGGAGTTATTTTACCGAGCTAAACAAAAAGGAATCAGGGTCTTGCATGGCACGTTTACCTTGCCGCATATAAGGGTTGCCGCCGTTTTGGGCCAGCTGAGCCTTATTAAGAACCTCTTCTACTAATTGCATACGCACACGGCTATAGGCCTCTAAGCTCTTTAATCGGCATTTCATGCGATAAACTTCAGCCCTAAGCTCTAAATAATTCTTTTTTAAATCGTCGCGCAAATCGGGAGGGCATAACGAAGCCAGCTCGAAAAAGCTGCGCTCACGCGGCAGAGCAAAGGCTTTGTACAGCTCATCGGTTATTTCGGCCCGCCGCTCTTCGATAGTTACCACATCGTGGCTGGTACGGCCGCACTCTTTTAAAATACTTTGCAGTTCGGGCCATTTTTTATCTTGTACGGCGGTACGTAAGGTATTGTAACGTTCGTTAAATTCTTTAATTAAGGATAGCTCGCGTTCCATGCTGGCTTTTAGGTTAATTATTTTATCGATAGCTTGCACTGGTTATGTCTCCGTAATTAAATTTTCGGCATAAAGGTAAGCCAAAGTTTAATTGCTTAGTAACTATAAATGGTTAAGATAATGTTATTGATGATAAATAAAGATGAATTTAGGCAGGCATTTTGTTAAGGTGCGGCGGTAATTATAAAAGAGGCCAAGTTTTGCTTGGCCTCTTTATTTGCGTTGTTATGAAAATAATGTTAGTAAATTAAATGCGAAGGCGAAGGGCTAAGTAAAAGCTGCCTAAACCGGTGGTGGTAGCCTGAAAGTTGCTCCACGTGCCGCGTTCGGCGCTCATGGTGCCGCGTTGCCAGCCGGCCGTAACATAAAGGCTAGCTATATCGATGTTTTGCGAAACATCAACATCTACGCCAAGTACCCAGCTTAAGCGGTCTAGTACACCGTATTCGGTATCAAACCAATCGGGGCGGGCATCTTCACCGCTTTCGGTTAAAGTAAGGATAGCGCCTACACCCAAGAAGGGGCGCATAAACCCAAAACCTAACCACTCAAAGTTTAACCCGGCAACACTAGCAGCGCCGGAGCGTGTCCAGCGTTCGGCCAGCCAATTAACGGTGTTTTCATCGCTGACAATTTGGCTGTAGTTTACGGCTAGGTTAAAGGTATCGGGGATACCTACGCGAGCGCCGGCGGTAAAGCTAAAACCAGTTAAAATGTGGTCGTCTATAGCTTCCCATTCATCGATAGAACCCGGTTTTAGTTGGAAGGGGATAGCCCTAACAAACTCGAACGAGCCGCCAACATCAAGGAGAACCGGTAAGTTGTTAATACCTACGCGTAAAGTACCGCCAAAAAATTGAGCATCGGCGTTAGCTAAAGCTAAATCGGTTACCGATAAAACCGGGCTGGCAATGAAATCTTCCAGCGGGTCTACACCAAAGTTATTATCGATGTTAATTCTAAGGTTAGCGTAAGCGTTGGCCCAAATATTAACCACGCCTAAATCTAGGTTATTAAGGTTAATTTCGCCCAGTCCAATCCAGCCGGTGTTGCGTCCCCAAGCGGGGTTATGCGGGCCTTGCCCCAATGGGTCATCTTCGCTGCTGTTGCGGCCGGTGCTCATATCAAGGTCGCTAATCCAGCGTACGCTTAGTTCGGGAAAAGCGGCAAAACTTAGCAAAGCCTCTATCGAGGTACGGCGCGTGCTGTGGTCTTGGGCACGGCTAAAGTAGTCGCGTTCGTTGTATTCGGTACGAAAAACTCCAGTGTAGCTGGTGGCCGATGTTTCTATCATACCAACCCTAAAAGTTAGGTTAGCCGCATCAATCCCTAAAAGACCAAACGGGTTTATCCTAAAAAAGGCTTCGTGCAACAAAGTGCCGCCAAGCCTAAGTTGGGTTTGGGCACCAAGATGCTCGTTAAGATTAAAGCCTATCCATACACGCGGCCAGTTATCTAGGCCGCCAATAAATCTGCCTTCCCCATATTGGCCAAAAGCGCGCAGTTCGGCGTTAAAGGTCCATGGGCTAGAGGTAGTTTCTTCTTGAGCAAAAGCAGCATTAGCCACAAAGGCCAATAAAAGAACAAACAAAATTTTCTTCATAAACAGCAACTCCTTTTAATTATATTTGCCGTTAGCAAAGCAAATATAATTAAGTTTAGCACACTTTACCAAGTTGTCAATAGGTTTTTTTTAAAAAAAATTAATAAGGTAGCGGTTAAACTGTTATAATAGGATTTATAATTATACGGCGCAAAAATTGATAGAGGGTAAAAAGTTATATTTTTGTCTTTGACAAAGAGCTAAAATAACCGTATACTTTAACCAAGAGGTTTAAACAATGAGTGGCGGGCCTAAGAATAGTGTATTTACTTTACTTTTTAGCGATGAAGCGCGGCTGCGCGAATTATATTACGCTTTAACCGGCATTAAGTTAGCTACAGATACCCCATTAATTATTAACACCCTAGAAGATATTTTTTATATGGGGCGCGTTAATGATATATCTTTTGAGGCAGATGGTAAATTAGTGGTATTAATTGAACATCAATCAACTATCAACCCTAATATGCCGTTACGGTTACTTTTATATATTGCCAGATTATACGAAAAGATGGCCAGCGGTAAAAAAGTTTACACACGTAAATTAATAACTTTACCGCGTCCGCAGTTTTTTGTTTTGTATAATGGAAAAGAACCTTTAGACCAAGAAGTAATGAGATTATCGGAAAGTTTTGCCAATACCACTTTCGAGAGCCGTAATTTACTTGAACTAGAGGTAAAAGTTATTAATATTAATTATGGACAAAATGATACTATAGTAAGGCAATCGGCAACTTTGTATGGGTACAGTGCGTTTATTTATAAAGTACAAGAGTATATAAAGGAAGGCAACAGCCTAGAAAAAGCAACGGAGCTGGCGGTAGATTACTGTTTAAGCCACGAAATATTACAAGAGTTTTTAGATAAGCACCTAGAGGAGGTAAAAAATATGTTGACACAGGAGTGGAATTTAGAAGAGGCCAAAGAGGTATGGTTTGAAGAGGGCTTAGAAAGAGGCTTAGAGAAAACCGCCCGCAATATGTTAAAGATAGGTTTATCGCCCGATATTATAGCTAAAGCAACCACTTTAACTATAGAAGCGATAGAAAAGCTAAAGGATTAGTAACTTTGCATTAGTTTAATTTAGATTTTGTGATATTATTTTTTCGGTAAGCTTCGCAGCGGCAAAAGTTGCGATATTTTTATATTACAGGCAGACGAACCCTCTTTGTCAAAGAAGGGGAGGTTAGTGCGCTATTTTTTTATATAAGTACCAAATATTTTAGCTATATCACAAAAAGCACCCCAAGTTTTGCTTGGGGTGTTTACACAATTTTTTTAAAAAATTAAAGTAACAAATTACACACGGGCGCGTAGGGCAATGTAAAAAGCACCTAAGCCACTGCTGGTAGAGGTAAAGCTGCTAAAGCCGGTATCTCTTTCAGCACGTACGCCGGCACCACGTTGCCAGCCGGCAAAAAAGTTTAAGCTACCTACGTTGGTTGGTACAGGTATATCTAAACCAAGTACCCAGCTTAAGCGGTCTATAGCACCTAAATCGGTATCAACCCATTCAATGTTATCGTTGTCATCGCTGTCAGCAAAAAGTACAATAGCACCTACACCAACAAAGGGGCGCATAAAACCAAAACCTAACCAGCTAAAGTTTAAACCAACTACACCGCTGGCACCATGGCGGTCAAATGAATTGTTTAGCCAATAGCCATCATCTTCGTCGCTCATAATACCGCTGTAGTTAATAGCTAGGTTAAAAGTATTAGCAATGCCAACACGTACACCGGCCATAAAGCTAAAACCGCTTACAGCGTCGCTAATGTGGCCAACTTCACCGCCGCCAATCGGGCCAACTTCAAGAGCGCGTACAAATTCAAAAGCACCGCCTACATCTAGGATAACAGGTAAGTTGTTAATACCTACACGTACGCTACCGCCAAAAAACTGTAAATCTTGTTGTCCACCTAAAGATGTACCTTGAGCACCGGTTAAACCGCCGCCTATGTTGGCAACATTAGCACCGGGGGCAGGAAAACCAACCATTCTAACCTCAGCGTAAGCGTTAGCCCAAAGGTTTACGGCGTCTAAATTTAGGTTGTTAAGGTTTACTTCGCCTAAACCGCGCCAGCCCACATTACCCCAGTTTCTTGCTTGGCCAGAGCCACCACCAGTAGTATTAGTTCCACCGTGCACGCCTGGGTTATTAGCCCAATCGTTGCGGTCGGCGCTCATATCAAGGTCGCTAATCCACCTAATGCTTAATTGCGGTAAAGCGGCAAAGTTTAATAAAGCCTCAATGCTCATACGGCGTATACCGTTATCGGCGGCACGGCTAAAGTAATCGCGCTCGTTGTATTCGGTACGTAAAATGTTACCAACGGCGTAAGTGGTAGCGCTGCTATCAATTAAACCAACCCTAAAGGTTAGGTTAGCGGCATCTACACCTAACAAGCTTAGCACATTTACTCTAAAAAAAGCTTCGTGCACTAAACCGGCAAACCCGGCATCGCCTGCACCAAACCTAAATTGGGCGTGCATACTAGCGTGCTGGCTAAAGTTAAAGCCCACCCATACGCGCGGCCAGTTATCTAACCCTGCAATAAACTGTTGCTCACCGTATTGTGCAAAGGCACGTAGCTCGGCATTAAATGTCCATGGGCTAGGCGGCGGAGCATCTTGAGCAAAAGCAGCATTAGCTACAAAGGCCATCAAAAAAACTAACAAAATTTTTTTCATAAACAACTATTTCTCCTTTTAGTGTTTTTATTGATTAAAAAAAGATATAGCTAAGTGTAGCATACTATAGCAAATTGTCAATAGAGTTTTTTAAAAAAAAGCAACAAAAATTTAATAATTTTGTTACAATGGCTAATAGCTAGGCAAGTTTTACGCTAAATTTGTTTATTTTTTACTTATTTTTAAAGCGCTATAAGCCGAAAGAAGACGTTAAATATTAAATTTAGATAATTTTTGATTAATATTTAATATAATTGGTTTGTTTTAAGGCGATGCACTTGCCGTTGCAAACGCTAAATTTATGGGTAACAGTCCTAATGTTCTTCTTCAGGGAAAGGCTCGAAGGGCGGGGCAGCGGCTATAAATATTTGCGGCTTGTCTTTTGCTGTCTCGGTTGCTCACTCACAGCTGCCCAAACAAAGAAGATTTAGGCGGTAACTTTTTTAAAAATTTAGCTTGACAATTGGCGATATTATGGCTATAATGGTGTTATAAAAACCTTACCCCCGTGTGGTAACAGAGGCAGGAGAACTTTCTTAAAATTGATTACTTTAAGAAGTTTTTACCAGTTTCCTCTTAGTAAACTGGCTGGGCGGCTACTAGCAGCAGTATTGTGACGTAGAGTGCTAGTAGCACTTTTCCAATGGTTATATTATCCATTGTTTCCCTCCTTATTATAAATTTCTTTACAATGTAGAGGTGGAATTACAATACTATGGCTTTAAGCCGTATGCAGTAATTGTAATATGGCGTGCCGGCTTTGTCAAGGCAATAATTTAATTTTTGTTATTATTTTATTAAGGAAATTTAGCTTGACAATTAGTGGTATTATGGCTATAATAATGTATATAAAAAACCTTGCCCCCGTGTGGTAACGGAGGCAGGAGAACCTTAACAGGTTTTTTGCACACTTTACTAAGTTGTTACTTTAGTAAAGCGGCTGAACGGCTACTAGCAGCAGTATGGTAATAAACAGTGCTAGTAGCACTTTATTTATGGTAAAACCCATAAATTTTCCTCCTTCTATAAAAATATTTGTTAATATCTTCTAGTGTAGAGGTGGAATTACAATACTATGGCTTTAAGCCGTATGTAGTAATTGTAATATGGCTTATCGGCTTTGTCAAGGTAAAATGTTTGTTATTATTACTCTTGGCGGTAAATTTTATTTACTTATAGAAAAAATGGTAAATAATTATTACAGCCCCTTGACAAAGCAGCTATTAATAATGTAAACTACTAAACAATGGTGGCATAGCTCAGCTGGTTAGAGCGAACGGCTCATATCCGTTAGGTCGGGGGTTCAATCCCCTCTGCCACTATTTTTTAGCTTTAGTTACGCTCGGCAGGGTGTAGAAATTAAAACTGCCACTACTTTAGGGTTTAGCAATGGCTAAGCCTTTTTTTATCGATGGGTGTAAAATTAAATGACAGAAAAAGATTTATCGGCCTTTGCGAAAGGCCTTAAAGAGCGGGCTTATAATCGCCGTATTTGGGCCGAAGGAGAGCAAATAACGGCCTATCGTTTATTTGACCGCGAAAAAAGCCTGCCCTTAGCCATCGATATTTTTAACGGTAAATATCTGCATATTACTCATTATGCTGGTGATGAACCGTTTGAGATAAATGTCTATCTTGATGTGATTAGTCGGGCTTTGGCCATCGAATCCGGTCGTATCTTTTATAAAGAACGCAGTAAGCTAAAAGATAAAGAGCAGTACACTAAACAGGCCGGCGATAGCTTTACCTTATGGATAGAGGAAAACGGCCTGCAATTTTTAATTAATTTGAGCGATTATATCGATTATGGCCTGTTTTTAAACCAGCGTCTTAGCCGCCGCCTCATCGCCGATTATGCCCTTAACAAAAAAGTGCTTAATTTGTTTAGCTACACCGGCAGCTTTGGCCTATACGCTGCTTTTGCCGGCGCCGGTAAAGTGGTTAATGTGGATACCAGCAACACCTACCTTGATTGGGCCAAAGAAAATATGCGGCAAAATAATTTGCTCACCGGTCACACCAGCTTTGTGCGTGCCGATGCGGTTAGTTTTTTGGCCGAAGCTAAAACCAATAAAGATAAATACGATATAATTATTTTAGATCCGCCGGTGTTTAGTAATAATAAAAGCGGTGTGCTTAACCTACAGCGCGACTATGCTAAATTAATTAATGATAGTTTGGTCATTTTAAATAAAGGCGGCTTTGTGTTTTTTAGCACCAGCCTAACAAATTTTGATTTTACTAAACATCAAATTAACGGCAAGGCCAACGAGGTTACCAACAAAACCATACCGCTCGATTTTGTGAAGCCGCATAGGGCGTGGGTAATTAGCCATTAAACAAATCCCCTTGATTAAAAGAGGATTATAAAAATTATTCTTTACTGGCCACCACTCCCAACATATACCCCAGCGCCTCCGCCAGCGGCTTATCCTTAAGTTGTTCCTCTTGGCCACGCACCTTAATGGTTACCGTACCGGCTTGTTCATCGCGCCCGCCTACCACTAAGGTAAAAGGAATCCGCTGGGCGTTAGCCTCTTTTATTTTGGCATTTAAGCGTTCGTTGGATAAATCGACATCGGCGCGTAACCCGGCCTGCCGCAGTTTTAACTCTATTTCTTTAGCGTAGTTACCAAAGGCGGCGGCTACCGGTACCACACGGGCCTGCACCGGGCTAAGCCAAGCGGGGAAAGCTCCGCCAAAGTGCTCTACCAGCACGCCAAAAAAGCGCTCGATACTGCCAAAGAGGGCGCGGTGCAACATATAAGGGCGTTTTTCCTTACCATCGCTGTCCACGTAGGTCATTTTAAAACGTTCGGTTTCATTCCAATCAAATTGAATGGTAGTAAGCTGCCATTCGCGGCCCATACTGTCATTTACTTTAAGGTCGATTTTAGGGCCGTAAAAAGCCCCGCCGCCGGCATCAACTTCGTAAGGCAGGCCGGCTTCTTGTAAAACTTTTTCCAACACCCCTTCGGCAAAGTTCCATTGTTCTTCGACCCCAATCGCCTCTGCCGGGCGGGTAGAAAGGTAGGCTTTAATAGCGGTAAATTTAAATGACCTTAACATATAGAGGCTAAAACGTAACACTTCGGCTACCTCACCGGCGGCTTGTTCGGGAGTGCAAATAATATGGGCATCATCTTGGGTAAAGCCGCGCACGCGCAAAAGGCCCTGTAAAGTGCCGCTGCGTTCGTAACGGTAAACGGTGCCAAGCTCGGCCCAACGGCAAGGGAGGTCGCGGTAACTTTTTTTGCCTTCGTTATAGACCATAATATGGAAAGGGCAATTCATCGGTTTAATGTAATAGTCGTCGCCGTCAATATCCATTTGGCTGTACATACCGTCTTTATAAAAGCCCAAGTGGCCGCTGGTTTCCCACAGCCAACTGCGGCCAATGTGGGGGGTAAAGAGCATTTCGTAGCCGTTTTTATAGTGTTCGGCCCGCCAAAAATCTTCAATGGCGATACGGATACGCGCTCCCTTTGGGTGCCAATAAGCTAGGCCGGGTCCCGATTCTTCGTGAAAGCTAAATAAATCTAGTTCACGACCCAATTTACGGTGGTCACGCCGTTCTAGTTCGGCTTGCAGGGCGATGTACTCGTCAAGCTCGGTTTTGCTATTAAAAACGGTGGCATAAAGGCGTTGTAACATAGCGTTTTTTTCGTTGCCGCGCCAGTAAGCACCGGCTACACTTAAAATCTTAAAACTATCGGGCTTAATTTGGCCGCTGCGTTCGAGGTGAGGCCCTTTACATAAATCGGTAAAGTTGCCTAGTTTGTAAATGCTAATAACTTCACTTTCGGGCAGG from Spirochaetaceae bacterium harbors:
- the flgK gene encoding flagellar hook-associated protein FlgK encodes the protein MSISTFSGLEIGRRGMNAHQTALNTTGHNISNLNTEGYSRQRVRIGTMDPLSAPALNRALTPGQLGQGPLVGSVERIFDGLHQNQILNTADNLGFWQTRSFYLERLDIIMSEPNEAGSLRNFMDNFWNSWQDLANNPENISSRAVVSQNGQALANAINNRYSLLDEQRQVLDQDIRVTVNNINQMAQQVAQLNTEIARVLAIGDNPNDLMDRRDHLIGQLAHLIPVEVSGREPTEFNVHVGGRLLVQGGEVQELRAVANQANDGLVDVHWRSNNLDFDPYTAETGSLASLIQLRDGDVYGEMQRLNAMAISFIDMTNELHRSGFGRSGETGLNFFVQHPIIEDINGNFDLNNIGEPTHTLLYRLSGANQLATNVPVGISGTMTLSGPQGNVDINYFPSDTVSDIINRINSSGADVTANLDTGGRLVLKATMTGSDNPDFVLRYVADSGHFLTGYAGLLNASGPENAFNWEGLDAGATALRTNQGASFSTAPLRHPAAWLAVNPFITADLNHIAAAAAGPNGEAAIGDNRIAIAMANLRHEKVMIDRMMSMDDFFADSAALIGSKGQEAFHTHLSYEAIYKNLNDIKESISGVNINEEFVDLVRFQHGFTASARFISTMDAILDTIINRLKL
- a CDS encoding Rpn family recombination-promoting nuclease/putative transposase, whose translation is MSGGPKNSVFTLLFSDEARLRELYYALTGIKLATDTPLIINTLEDIFYMGRVNDISFEADGKLVVLIEHQSTINPNMPLRLLLYIARLYEKMASGKKVYTRKLITLPRPQFFVLYNGKEPLDQEVMRLSESFANTTFESRNLLELEVKVININYGQNDTIVRQSATLYGYSAFIYKVQEYIKEGNSLEKATELAVDYCLSHEILQEFLDKHLEEVKNMLTQEWNLEEAKEVWFEEGLERGLEKTARNMLKIGLSPDIIAKATTLTIEAIEKLKD
- a CDS encoding class I SAM-dependent methyltransferase — its product is MTEKDLSAFAKGLKERAYNRRIWAEGEQITAYRLFDREKSLPLAIDIFNGKYLHITHYAGDEPFEINVYLDVISRALAIESGRIFYKERSKLKDKEQYTKQAGDSFTLWIEENGLQFLINLSDYIDYGLFLNQRLSRRLIADYALNKKVLNLFSYTGSFGLYAAFAGAGKVVNVDTSNTYLDWAKENMRQNNLLTGHTSFVRADAVSFLAEAKTNKDKYDIIILDPPVFSNNKSGVLNLQRDYAKLINDSLVILNKGGFVFFSTSLTNFDFTKHQINGKANEVTNKTIPLDFVKPHRAWVISH
- the thrS gene encoding threonine--tRNA ligase; amino-acid sequence: MDLQILRHSSAHVMACAVQRLYGNTQFAIGPATQDGFYYDFDSTHTFTTADFATIEAEMAKIVAEDLPFIRQELSKAQALTLFAGQKYKIELINDLPESEVISIYKLGNFTDLCKGPHLERSGQIKPDSFKILSVAGAYWRGNEKNAMLQRLYATVFNSKTELDEYIALQAELERRDHRKLGRELDLFSFHEESGPGLAYWHPKGARIRIAIEDFWRAEHYKNGYEMLFTPHIGRSWLWETSGHLGFYKDGMYSQMDIDGDDYYIKPMNCPFHIMVYNEGKKSYRDLPCRWAELGTVYRYERSGTLQGLLRVRGFTQDDAHIICTPEQAAGEVAEVLRFSLYMLRSFKFTAIKAYLSTRPAEAIGVEEQWNFAEGVLEKVLQEAGLPYEVDAGGGAFYGPKIDLKVNDSMGREWQLTTIQFDWNETERFKMTYVDSDGKEKRPYMLHRALFGSIERFFGVLVEHFGGAFPAWLSPVQARVVPVAAAFGNYAKEIELKLRQAGLRADVDLSNERLNAKIKEANAQRIPFTLVVGGRDEQAGTVTIKVRGQEEQLKDKPLAEALGYMLGVVASKE